Part of the Desulfurococcaceae archaeon genome is shown below.
GAGGTGTGGAATCGGCATTTGCGGGACATGCCAACTAGGACACTACTTTATGTGTAGAGACGGCCCCGTCTTTAGCATTCAAGAAGTAGAAGACTACCTAGCCGTGGAGGGGCTTTAAAATGATCAGGGTTGCCGTGGTTAAGTTAACGTCTTGTTCCGGGTGTATAACCGAGATATTGACATCGATAGTGTCCGATGAGGAACTCGCTAGAGAAGTTAGCACCCTGTATTTCCCAGAACTAGGCTTTCACGACGCGCTCAGTGAATATGACGTAGTGCTTGTAGAAGGCTCCGTAACGACCAACGAGCAGAGGAACTTCATTAAGGCAGTGAGGGAAAGGAGCAGTATTCTAGTGGCGGTGGGGACGTGTGCAACACTCGGTGGTGTGCAAGCACTTCGAACGTGCATGAACTCCCTAGACCTCATCACGGAAACGTACGGAGAGGGCTTCAAGCACCGAATTTACGGCTCTCCAATACCACTAGACGAGCTTGTTGAGGTCGATTACCACCTTCCAGGATGCCCTGTTAATGCCGAAGCCGTTAAAAACCTCCTAAAAAAACTACTTCTCGGCGGTTTTCCGGTTAAAATAGTAGAAAGCGTTTGTGGAGACTGTAAGAGGAAGGGTAATAGATGTCTACTAGTAGAGCTGGGAGAGCCTTGCCTAGGCCCGATAACACTCAGTGGTTGCGGGGCTCTCTGTCCTTCGAGAAGACGGGGTTGTTACGGCTGCTATGGGCTTAGAATACAAGACCTCTCCGCAGAGAACCTGAAGCACTTCATTGAGAGGACCGGTAAGCCGGAACACATGACATGGCTTCTAAAAGCCTATGGTTATAAACACATTAAAGTGCTCGGGGTGTGAAAGTGGAGAGGAGGTTGCTCCGCGTTGAAGGTGAAGGCGAGGTAGTCATAGAAGTAGAGAACAGCCTCGTTAAGAGAGTGCGCTTTAAGGTCGTAGAGGCGCCGAGATTCTTCAACTATATAGTACGTAACCTGCATTACTCCCAGATACCGGACTTAGTTAGCAGAATTTGTGGCTTTTGTGGAGTCTCATATGTTCTCGTCGCTACTAAGGCGTTTGAGAGGTGTCTCGGTTTAAATGTACCGGAAGATGTTGAGGCCCTGAGAACTGCTCTCCACCTAGCTGAAAGAGTGAAGAGCCACGTACTACACGTGCTTTTCATGTCTTTACCCGACATTACGAGGGCTAAAAATATCGGCGTACTAGCATCCCGTAACCCGAAAATAGTGAACTACGGTTTAAAGGTATTGCAGTGGGCCCGAGACGCGATGACCGTCCTTGGCGGTAGATTCCACAATGCCGTTACCATTAGACCTGGTGGTGTCTACTTTACCCCAGTAGAAGATGAGGTGCGGAAATTATCGGAAGTGCTGGCGAGGGAGATATTGCCGCTTGCCAGTGAATTCACTAAGTTCGTGCTGTCTCTAAAAAGTATACCCGACGAAGTTCACAAGTATAGCCTGGTCACGGTGAATGACGCGAAAAATGATTACCCCCACCTGGGCACGGGGGTTTGCATGAACGGGGATGTCTATGATGCCGTTAAGTTTTACGAAGAGCTCGTAAAAGAAGAAGTGGTACCGGACTCTACATCGTTACAGTACAGCATCAAGGGAAAAGGCTTCTTGGTGGGACCGCTGGCGAGGTATAACACTTCGTTTAGCAAGCTTGTAGGCGAAGCACAGGACTTAGCGAAAATCTACTCGTGGACTCCGCCTCTGAAGAACATTCACCAGGGCGTAATCGCCAGAGTACTTGAGCTACTAGACGCGTTATTAAGGCTTAAGGAGTTCCTTAGTAACTACAGGAAGCCGCTAAATCAATACGTAGAGCCAGTAGCGTACGTGGATGATGTCTGTGCTTTCGTGGTCGAGGCACCTCGTGGAGTGCTATATCACTACTACGAGCTTGACGATAACTTAAAAGTTAAGAAGGCGAGGATTGTGACGCCGACCGCACAGAACATCGCTACAGCACAGGAACTGGCGAAGGCGCTCATCAATAGACCTTACAGCGAGGCGGTAGTCGAAGAAGCTAATAGATTAATAACAGCATTTGACCCGTGTTTATCGTGTGCAG
Proteins encoded:
- a CDS encoding nickel-dependent hydrogenase large subunit, encoding MERRLLRVEGEGEVVIEVENSLVKRVRFKVVEAPRFFNYIVRNLHYSQIPDLVSRICGFCGVSYVLVATKAFERCLGLNVPEDVEALRTALHLAERVKSHVLHVLFMSLPDITRAKNIGVLASRNPKIVNYGLKVLQWARDAMTVLGGRFHNAVTIRPGGVYFTPVEDEVRKLSEVLAREILPLASEFTKFVLSLKSIPDEVHKYSLVTVNDAKNDYPHLGTGVCMNGDVYDAVKFYEELVKEEVVPDSTSLQYSIKGKGFLVGPLARYNTSFSKLVGEAQDLAKIYSWTPPLKNIHQGVIARVLELLDALLRLKEFLSNYRKPLNQYVEPVAYVDDVCAFVVEAPRGVLYHYYELDDNLKVKKARIVTPTAQNIATAQELAKALINRPYSEAVVEEANRLITAFDPCLSCAVHVEVLR